A genome region from Flavobacterium sp. CFS9 includes the following:
- a CDS encoding aldehyde dehydrogenase (NADP(+)), which produces MITGKNYVGSTLKAAGNKTFKTFNPQQNVENPWVFTEATHEEIEEAVALAHQAFGTYKKCSGLERAGFLNAIADEIVALGNDLLVQYCSESGFPMGRAEGERGRMVGQLRAFAQMLIEGSWVQAAIDTAITDRVPAPKEDLRKILVPLGPVVVFGSSNFPFAFSTAGGDTASALAAGCPVIVKSHSMHVGTGEMVASAIIKAAQKTNMPEGVFSNLIGGGTTLGTALVKHPLVKAVGFTGSIRAGRALFDLAAQRPEPIPVFAEMGSVNPVVLLPKAVEVNSQKWAAAYAGSITLGAGQFCTNPGLLFGIKGAELNKFSEELTEAIEKIEPFCMLHPSMKNGFEEGSATMLAQKGVAKIAEYKGEAASNYGVQKVLTVDGKTFLENKVLSHEVFGPVSVLVQCDDEQQLLTIINQLDGQLTGTIIGESEELKNQDELIAAMQSKVGRLIFNGVPTGVEVCPSMIHGGPYPASSDSRFTAVGIHAVYRWVRPFSYQNWPNELLPAELQNENPLQILRTLNNIQTKSQIS; this is translated from the coding sequence ATGATTACAGGAAAAAATTACGTGGGAAGCACACTCAAAGCTGCCGGAAATAAAACATTTAAAACATTTAATCCGCAGCAGAATGTCGAAAATCCCTGGGTTTTTACAGAAGCAACTCATGAAGAAATTGAAGAAGCAGTTGCTTTGGCTCATCAGGCATTTGGAACGTATAAAAAATGTTCCGGTTTAGAAAGAGCAGGTTTTTTAAATGCTATCGCTGACGAAATCGTAGCTTTAGGAAATGATTTGTTAGTTCAGTATTGCAGTGAATCCGGCTTTCCAATGGGCAGAGCAGAGGGGGAGCGCGGAAGAATGGTTGGTCAGCTACGCGCGTTTGCCCAAATGCTCATTGAAGGGAGCTGGGTTCAGGCTGCAATTGATACTGCAATAACAGACAGGGTTCCTGCGCCAAAAGAAGATTTGCGTAAAATTTTGGTACCCCTTGGTCCGGTGGTGGTTTTTGGGTCAAGTAATTTTCCGTTTGCCTTTTCAACAGCTGGAGGAGATACCGCTTCAGCATTAGCGGCGGGTTGTCCTGTGATTGTAAAAAGTCACTCGATGCATGTGGGAACAGGTGAAATGGTTGCTTCGGCTATTATAAAAGCAGCACAAAAAACAAATATGCCGGAAGGTGTTTTCTCCAATCTTATTGGTGGAGGAACAACTCTTGGTACGGCACTGGTGAAACATCCATTGGTGAAAGCAGTTGGTTTTACCGGAAGCATTCGCGCCGGAAGAGCCTTATTTGATCTGGCAGCACAGCGCCCGGAACCCATTCCGGTTTTTGCCGAGATGGGGAGTGTAAATCCTGTGGTTCTTTTGCCGAAAGCAGTAGAGGTAAACAGTCAAAAGTGGGCTGCGGCTTATGCGGGATCTATCACGCTTGGAGCAGGTCAGTTTTGTACCAATCCCGGATTACTGTTTGGAATTAAGGGGGCTGAATTGAATAAGTTTTCAGAAGAATTGACAGAGGCTATTGAAAAAATAGAACCGTTTTGTATGCTGCATCCTTCCATGAAGAATGGTTTTGAAGAAGGATCAGCAACAATGCTGGCACAGAAAGGAGTCGCTAAAATTGCAGAATATAAAGGTGAAGCGGCATCAAATTACGGAGTACAGAAAGTGTTGACCGTAGACGGGAAAACTTTTTTAGAGAATAAAGTCTTAAGTCATGAGGTTTTCGGACCTGTATCGGTACTGGTGCAATGTGATGATGAACAACAATTACTGACCATCATCAATCAATTGGACGGACAGTTAACAGGAACCATTATTGGGGAGTCTGAGGAATTGAAAAATCAGGACGAATTGATAGCAGCGATGCAGAGTAAAGTGGGACGATTGATTTTTAATGGAGTTCCTACGGGAGTTGAAGTTTGCCCTTCGATGATTCACGGAGGCCCTTATCCGGCTTCTTCCGATTCGAGATTTACTGCTGTTGGAATCCATGCCGTTTATCGTTGGGTTCGACCGTTTAGTTACCAAAACTGGCCAAATGAATTATTACCTGCAGAATTGCAGAACGAAAATCCATTACAGATTTTAAGAACCTTAAATAATATTCAAACAAAATCCCAGATATCATAA
- a CDS encoding dihydrodipicolinate synthase family protein — MSIQWKGVMPAVTTKFTADDKLDFRMFEVNLQAQLEAGVEGIILGGTLGEASTLLEDERRELVKNTVSLVNNQVPVIMNIAEQTTRAAILAANKAEQDGAKGLMMLPPMRYKASDFETVTYFSEVAKNTSLPIMIYNNPVDYKIEVTLDMFEELLKFDNIQAVKESTRDISNVTRMINRFGDRLKILSGVDTLALESLLMGSDGWVSGLVCAFPKETVAIYKLAKAGRIDEALKIYRWFLPLLELDINSFLVQNIKLAEVATGIGTEYVRAPRLPLQGAEREKVLDIIAKSLASRPTLPDYKNLEQYVG, encoded by the coding sequence ATGAGTATTCAATGGAAAGGCGTTATGCCGGCAGTAACAACCAAATTTACTGCAGATGATAAATTAGACTTCAGAATGTTTGAAGTTAACTTGCAAGCACAATTAGAGGCAGGTGTTGAAGGAATAATTCTGGGCGGAACATTAGGAGAAGCCAGCACCCTTTTAGAAGATGAAAGAAGAGAATTGGTAAAAAATACGGTTAGTCTGGTAAACAATCAGGTACCGGTAATTATGAATATTGCAGAGCAAACCACACGTGCTGCAATTTTAGCTGCCAATAAAGCCGAACAAGATGGAGCAAAAGGTTTAATGATGTTGCCTCCAATGCGTTACAAAGCTTCTGATTTTGAAACGGTAACGTACTTTTCTGAAGTTGCAAAAAACACATCACTTCCCATAATGATATACAATAATCCGGTAGATTATAAAATTGAAGTTACACTGGATATGTTTGAAGAACTGTTGAAATTTGACAACATTCAGGCAGTAAAAGAATCCACAAGAGATATTTCGAATGTAACCAGAATGATTAACCGTTTCGGTGACCGATTAAAGATTTTATCAGGAGTAGATACTCTGGCTTTAGAAAGTTTACTGATGGGGTCTGACGGATGGGTTTCAGGTCTGGTATGTGCTTTTCCAAAAGAAACTGTGGCGATATATAAATTAGCCAAAGCCGGCAGAATTGATGAGGCTTTGAAAATATACAGATGGTTCCTTCCTTTATTAGAATTAGACATTAATTCATTTTTAGTACAAAATATTAAGCTTGCAGAAGTAGCAACAGGTATCGGGACAGAATATGTTCGTGCGCCAAGATTACCGCTTCAGGGAGCTGAAAGAGAAAAAGTTTTAGATATTATTGCCAAATCCTTAGCATCAAGACCAACTTTGCCTGATTATAAAAACTTAGAACAGTATGTAGGCTAA
- a CDS encoding aminopeptidase P family protein, protein MRYDSIPASLFENNRKRFVEKMQTNSLAILASNDVMPNNTDDVMGFAQNNDLFYLSGIEQDETILVLYPDAFKEENRAILFVKEVSEHTLIWDGDFLTKEKVTALSGIKNVKWLHEFEKALQLFAFEADTIYLGHNEHIKRITSEMNTRQDRMIQWCKQKYPLHQYERVAKITRELRPVKSAEEIALIRKAVAISIEGFKALIKAVKPNVKEYELEAELAYHYIRNGGNRHAFKPIIASGKNACVLHYNTNDSVCQDGDMLLVDFGVCYGNYNSDTTRCLPINGKFSARQKEVYQSVLHCLKEGSKFLKPGVLSKDYELQMASLVETELVKLGLITLEEIEAQDPENPVYKKYFMHGTAHFVGLDVHDVGLYSKPFEKGMVLTCEPGIYIREEGIGCRLENDYLLTEDGNINLTEDMPIEIEEIEQLLNTK, encoded by the coding sequence ATGAGATACGATTCAATTCCGGCTTCTTTATTTGAAAATAACCGTAAGAGGTTTGTCGAAAAAATGCAGACTAACAGTTTGGCAATTCTTGCTTCAAACGATGTGATGCCCAATAATACAGATGATGTCATGGGTTTTGCACAAAATAATGATTTGTTTTATCTGTCCGGAATTGAGCAGGACGAAACCATTTTGGTACTTTATCCCGATGCTTTTAAAGAAGAAAACAGAGCAATTTTATTTGTAAAAGAAGTCAGTGAACATACGTTAATCTGGGACGGAGATTTCCTGACCAAAGAAAAAGTTACGGCGCTTTCCGGAATTAAAAATGTAAAATGGCTGCACGAATTTGAAAAAGCCCTACAGCTATTTGCCTTTGAGGCCGATACCATTTATCTGGGGCACAACGAGCACATTAAAAGAATAACTTCGGAAATGAATACCCGTCAGGATCGAATGATTCAGTGGTGCAAACAAAAATATCCACTGCATCAATACGAGCGTGTGGCCAAAATAACAAGAGAACTGCGTCCGGTAAAATCAGCAGAAGAAATTGCTTTGATCCGAAAAGCGGTGGCAATAAGTATCGAAGGATTCAAAGCATTGATAAAAGCGGTAAAACCCAATGTAAAAGAATACGAACTGGAGGCTGAATTGGCGTACCATTATATCAGAAACGGAGGAAATCGCCATGCTTTCAAACCTATTATAGCTTCGGGTAAGAATGCCTGTGTCTTACATTACAATACCAATGATTCGGTTTGTCAGGACGGCGATATGCTTTTGGTCGATTTTGGGGTTTGTTATGGCAATTACAATTCTGACACTACGCGCTGTCTTCCGATAAACGGAAAATTTTCTGCTCGTCAGAAAGAAGTTTACCAATCGGTTTTACATTGTTTGAAAGAAGGATCTAAATTTTTAAAACCGGGAGTTTTATCTAAAGATTACGAATTACAGATGGCAAGCCTGGTGGAAACCGAGCTGGTAAAATTAGGTCTGATAACTTTAGAAGAAATTGAAGCACAAGATCCTGAAAATCCGGTGTACAAAAAATACTTCATGCACGGAACGGCTCATTTTGTGGGACTGGATGTTCATGATGTAGGATTGTATTCCAAACCTTTTGAAAAAGGAATGGTGTTGACCTGCGAGCCCGGAATTTATATTCGGGAAGAAGGAATCGGCTGTCGACTGGAAAATGATTATTTGTTAACCGAAGACGGAAACATCAATTTAACCGAAGATATGCCTATTGAAATTGAAGAAATAGAACAGCTATTAAATACCAAATAA
- a CDS encoding NAD(P)/FAD-dependent oxidoreductase, with amino-acid sequence MKRVSIIGGGIIGLCTAYYLAKEGYEVTIFDQSPMDDGCSYGNAGMIVPSHIIPLAQPGMIAQGIKWMFDSQSPFYVKPRLDANLMKWGLQFYKHANEKHVANAMPALRDLSLLSKELYQDFAKENNSFFYEEKGLLMLYKTDKVAHEMFHEGREAEKLGLKVDYLSAAAVAKLENGTKTDILGGIHYKGDAHLYPQKFMQFIKEELKRLKVEIHSGTTVQDFTFDHHKITKVVTDKGTFATDEVVLAAGSWSPSLAKKLGISVSILPGKGYSFTLKDQDHKPSIPSILCEGKVAVTPMNNDIRFGGTMEITHTGDTKINKNRLQGIINSINEFYPEMQVGMPENKDTWFGFRPCTPSGMPIITRAKKVVNLTFATGHAMMGLSLAPATGKIITEIISGKTISVDTKMFQL; translated from the coding sequence ATGAAAAGAGTAAGTATAATTGGAGGAGGTATAATAGGTTTGTGTACCGCTTATTATCTGGCTAAAGAAGGATATGAGGTAACCATTTTTGATCAGTCTCCTATGGATGATGGCTGTTCTTATGGAAATGCCGGTATGATTGTTCCTTCGCATATTATTCCGCTGGCACAGCCCGGTATGATTGCTCAGGGAATCAAATGGATGTTCGACAGTCAGAGTCCGTTTTATGTAAAACCGAGATTAGATGCCAATCTGATGAAATGGGGGCTGCAGTTTTACAAACATGCCAATGAGAAACACGTTGCAAATGCGATGCCTGCATTGCGTGATTTGTCATTGTTGAGTAAAGAATTATATCAGGATTTTGCGAAAGAAAACAATTCTTTTTTCTACGAAGAAAAAGGACTTCTAATGTTGTACAAAACCGATAAAGTGGCCCATGAAATGTTTCATGAAGGACGAGAAGCCGAAAAATTGGGTTTAAAAGTAGATTACCTTTCTGCGGCAGCTGTTGCAAAATTGGAGAACGGTACTAAAACCGATATTTTAGGTGGGATACACTACAAAGGCGATGCTCATTTGTACCCACAAAAATTCATGCAGTTTATCAAAGAAGAATTAAAGCGCTTAAAAGTAGAAATTCATTCCGGTACAACAGTACAGGATTTTACTTTCGATCATCATAAAATTACAAAAGTAGTAACCGACAAAGGTACATTTGCCACAGATGAAGTGGTACTGGCAGCCGGTTCGTGGAGCCCTTCACTGGCTAAAAAACTGGGAATTTCAGTTTCTATTTTACCGGGAAAAGGATACAGTTTCACATTGAAGGATCAGGATCATAAACCTTCCATTCCTTCGATTTTATGCGAAGGAAAAGTAGCTGTAACCCCTATGAACAATGATATTCGTTTTGGGGGAACTATGGAAATTACCCACACCGGAGATACCAAAATTAATAAGAACAGATTGCAGGGAATCATAAACAGTATCAATGAATTTTATCCCGAAATGCAGGTAGGAATGCCTGAAAACAAGGATACCTGGTTTGGTTTCAGACCTTGTACACCTTCCGGAATGCCAATCATTACCCGTGCCAAAAAAGTTGTAAATTTGACTTTCGCCACCGGACATGCGATGATGGGCTTAAGCCTTGCACCGGCAACCGGAAAGATAATCACAGAGATTATTTCAGGCAAAACAATTTCTGTTGACACTAAAATGTTTCAATTATAA
- a CDS encoding 4-hydroxyproline epimerase, with translation MTRKTFFCVDAHTCGNPVRVVAGGGPNLTGANMSEKRQHFLKEFDWIRKGLMFEPRGHDMMSGSILYPPSDPANDFGILFIETSGCLPMCGHGTIGTITIAIEEGLITPKIPGKIRMEAPAGLVNIEYQQTGNKVDWVRLTNVKSYLAAEGLTIDCPELGEITFDVAYGGNYYAIVDPQKNFSGIQNFSAGKIIQLSQEVRKRINAKYPDYFIHPENDTIRDVSHMLWTGEPLDPTSSGRNAVFYGDKAIDRSPCGTGTSARIAQLHAKGKLKAGEDFIHESYIGSKFIGKVVEETSIGEIPAIVPSIQGWAKVYGYNTIIIDEENDPYAHGFQVI, from the coding sequence ATGACAAGGAAAACTTTTTTTTGTGTAGATGCACACACTTGCGGGAATCCTGTGAGAGTGGTGGCAGGTGGCGGGCCTAATTTGACGGGGGCTAACATGAGCGAAAAACGCCAGCATTTTTTAAAAGAATTTGACTGGATCCGCAAAGGATTAATGTTTGAACCTCGCGGACATGATATGATGAGCGGCAGTATTTTATATCCGCCAAGTGATCCTGCCAATGATTTTGGAATTTTGTTTATCGAAACTTCCGGTTGTCTGCCCATGTGCGGTCACGGAACGATTGGTACCATTACCATTGCCATTGAAGAAGGTTTGATTACCCCAAAAATACCTGGGAAAATAAGAATGGAAGCTCCTGCCGGTCTTGTGAATATCGAGTACCAGCAAACCGGAAATAAAGTCGACTGGGTACGTCTGACCAATGTAAAATCGTATTTGGCAGCAGAAGGATTAACTATTGATTGTCCGGAACTGGGAGAAATTACTTTTGATGTAGCATACGGAGGAAACTATTATGCGATTGTAGATCCACAAAAAAATTTCTCAGGAATTCAGAATTTCTCCGCCGGTAAAATTATCCAGTTGAGTCAGGAAGTCCGCAAAAGAATTAATGCCAAATATCCGGACTATTTTATCCATCCGGAAAATGATACCATTCGTGATGTCAGTCATATGTTGTGGACAGGAGAGCCTTTAGATCCAACATCATCAGGACGAAATGCTGTTTTCTACGGAGACAAAGCTATCGATCGTTCTCCTTGCGGTACCGGAACATCGGCACGAATTGCGCAGCTGCATGCCAAAGGAAAACTGAAAGCAGGAGAAGATTTTATTCACGAAAGTTATATTGGCAGTAAGTTTATTGGAAAAGTGGTAGAGGAAACTTCAATTGGAGAAATTCCCGCGATTGTACCAAGTATTCAGGGCTGGGCAAAAGTATACGGTTACAATACCATCATTATCGATGAAGAGAATGATCCGTATGCTCATGGTTTTCAGGTAATTTAA